The genomic stretch AATTACAAGTTCACTGCACTGTACCGTGATAATGCATATGATGAAAAGCACATGTTTAAGATAAAGTGTGTTCCACATCAAGACCAAAAATTTTCATCTACAAGTTATTTGCAGCATTTCTCTTTGCTCTATGTAGAAATATCATGAGAAAGAAGGCTGGACAGTTAAAAATAACAGAGGTAAAATGTCATTTGCTAACACTGATTTGATGACATGGTATTTCTACTAAGCATACGTTGCTCAGCTACTCCACACATAGCAAAAATGTTCATTCAGAAATGAGATGAGGTTCAACCTATACTTGTAGTGAAAGTGAAAGGCATGCATAAAATTTGAGAAGGCAGATATATCATTCATCCAGATTTTCAGAATCTTCGTTGTCAGAGTCTTCCTCCGGATTTTCATCACCCTGCTGAAGCATACACAGCACTTCTTCGAGTTCCAGCTCCGACAGCTCTTGCACTTCTGTATCAACAGAAAGAACATCATGATGTGCTGACAAGAACTGCGAAGCTGGCTTAGGAAGTGCTGTGAGCTCAGCAAATTCTAAAGACTCTAAGTCATTTAACATATTTTCCAACTGAACCATATGTTGAAACATTAAGGCACGGCAGCCACGGTCATACTGAGTTGTACTTTGCAATCTTTCAAGGTGTTCCTGACACTGTCTTAGCTTCCATTGATACCATGAATGAGCTGCTGCTGCATCTTTTTTGAGCAGCCCTTTCTCTTCAGTACATCTGATCATAAGATCAGATAGctgaataaattttctttttaatgatgaTGTTCTGGGACACACCATATACCCAGCTGCCCCTGTCAGCAACATCTGCAAACTGGAGTGTTGCAGGCAGGGTTTCTTGACCTTCAACAGGTGAAAACTTGTTATAAATCGTGAGCAGACTCTTCAATCTTTTGTTGTGTCTGCTCACAACTGTGCTCATTTTCTTGGCCACTTCCTGGCCACCTGAAAATTTGAGAACACTTCCAttaagtttatttatgtttcgctcattttattgcttatttatttattttcggaTAAGAGCAGTGACAAAGAATATGGTGGTGTTTGATACAATGTAAGACAAAATTCCACATTTCTCCTTTCTCTACGTGCATGCAAAGTAGGAGGAACAGCTACTTTACATTACCATGAGTACTTTGATTGACTCAATCATGTTAACACCCTTGTAAAACCATTgaggaaatgaaatgtttactCACGAGCTTCTGCCAGCTGCATCAGACTGTAGCTTCTTTCTGCAGCCACTGATCTCATCTGCTCCAGCACCAGCTTGCGTTTGCTGACAACAGCTGATGTCAGCTGTTCTCTGTACTGACTGCTGTCCTCTGAAGATCGCACAAAGCCGTACTGGTTTTCCAGCCTTGTTACCTTGGCAGCCAGTCTATGTGgacattatatataaacattgtaCATGCAATATCACAGTTACAGGACTGTATATTATTGATAGAACTGGTACCTCTAATCCTGTGTTTCAGATGATCCTTTCATGTTATAAAATACACAAGTCGACCAACCATACAAAGTTATTGTTTCATATGGTGAGCAccacaagggaaaaaaaatctacgtACACACTTAGTTCAGTCCTGCTGTCATCAGATCCTGTTGAGGCTGCAGAAGCTGACCTGCACAAGATAGCAGTTTCTATTACTGCATGTGTGATGATCTGACACTTATTCTCTCCTCTATATGTACCTTAACAGGTCAAATGAAAAgcacaaaatgaaacattttaccctgctaagaaagaaaattattcttttaaatgattacaaacataaaaagccTTGCTATGGACATAACTTGGCTGCATGTGTACAAAATTTGCCATGCCTGACTACAGGACAGAGCGAAGACATGTTTTAGGACAGAAAAAACTTACTGgcatttattcatttcaaataaGGTCAGCATGTACTTGTCCTTCTCATTGGAAGACACTGACAAAAAGGCAAGAAAGGACAAGGCATATTCATTACAGACTTGAAAAATAACTGACACAGACAAGTCAAGTTGATCTGTTGTAATTCCAATTTTAACATAGTGCATATTTAGGCTGTGGAAAAGTAAAATTAGAGAAAGCTTATTTTAGATCACCTTTTCTCTTACTGTAATATTACAATTGacaaaaatactacaaaatacCATCATTTCTCCTGCATGctgctttttcttcctctcgCCACTGCAAAACCTTCGCAGCATCCACTGGTCTgttaattgaaaacaaaaatatatgcaatTACAAATGTCATCCTCTATTAAGAGGAAGGTTTGTCGCAACTTCATAAACAAGCGTCCAAAAAACAAATATGCCTAATTACCCTGAAAAGAGCGTGTCAGCTCCTGAAACTGAGTTGATGAGGCTTCACTGTGGATTCGGCTTTCACCATTTTCTGCGCAAGATGTTTGCCTGTTaagcatacacaaacatatgatattttttttttgacaaactaATCTGATCAAGTATGAGTACAAATTAATGTAGGAAGAGAAAGGATGATAATAAAACTTTCCTATTACTTTTATTGATTCAGCAACCATGAGTCATACAGCTTGTTCCTCTTgccataaaacaaaatgaaggaacaccttgcaaaacaaaacaaaacaggaaaattgtttttactaaCCTAATCGCTTGCGTAACTTTGACGCATAATGGAGGAGAGCATCCGTCAGCAAATCTACTCTCCTCTGTGGCGTCATCATCTTGCTGATTCCTGAAAATTTTCGGAGATAGGACCACAGGCGCTCAACTGTCTCACCGTCTGTCAGGCCTATCCCAGCTGCTGATCGTGGGCCATACTCTAGCTGTAAAAAGTTATCTGTAGCTTTTTATGAAGATCTAAATGGTACCACTGGACTGTTGCTGACAAGAAAATGAGTCATTGCATTTTTGACTAcctttgtggtttgtttttgattatgttttcactttattcaccaattttatttcttttaatgttttccgGTGTTAGCACAATGATTTTGATGTAACATGTTACttcctgttgctgctgttgggtGATACAGTgatacactttttttaaaaaatgatcgATTCTGAAGTGAGCATGGGTCCTTTGGCTTATGATACATTGACAGAATCTGGTCCTATTTGTAGATGTTACCTGACATGACATCTTATGACCAAAGCTGTGGAAAATAGGCAAGAGAATTGTACTCTTGATCCAGCTCTCCTCTGTTGCTTTTCTgcaacataattattttattacaataaatgaaagagaaaccAGTGGTATCAAAGACTCTTCTATTTAAGATATGTTTCAGCCAGCTGTAAGTCCCAGTCTGTGACAATGATGAGTTACAAAAAGACACTCTGCTACTGGGAGGTCTCTCCTGCTCATGTCACCAAACTGCTTCATTTAGATGATGGACACCATGTCTCATTAGAAGTGTTTCATGCTCAGTCTACTCATGAGCAAACTAGTACCCTGTTActaaaaaacatttcagttatgTCACTGACTTTCTCCTATAAGGGAAGAAATTAGTCCAACAACCATTCTTAACTCTTCACTGCAGCAAATACACCATGAATCTGccaaacacatatacatacaataacaattttaagCACACAAAAGTACCAACCTTCAGATGTGCTGATAGAACACATGCAATGTCATACATGATGGAGATTTTCTGCGATGTTCTTGTAGCAGTTTCTCCATCAGGCAGACAGCATATCCCAACCTGAAAACAaccttcttattattattgcttgcAATTGTGCTGTAGATGGAAGATTCATGACCATGTCcataaagaacacaaaatatgGGAACTGcctcaaacagtaaacaaaagtcAACAAGAAATGAGTCCATTACAACCTTTCACCGTGCTTTAGGCTGAAGAAACGATGGGGAATTCGTGCCTGCTACAGGCACAACCAAACACAGCTGTTTCGTCCAGCTTATCTGTTTGGATTTCGACTGTAGCTTCCCTGCTGAAAGTCACTACAGTCCTGTAAAACAATGACGTGAGTGAATCAGTCTTGCAACATATGAATCCGACACACAATCTCACCTGTTGATGCATGCCTTTCTATACCAAACAATTATATGTAAACATGTCAAACATAATAATGATTAACCACTCACATGTGTGATCTCAAATAAAAATAGCCTTTAAATCCAAAAAACGTAAACTCTGAATAACTTACCCCATCTCCTTTTTTTGTGAGACAGACATAATTCTGTACAAAATCATCTACTTCTGTCTGGTCCAGGAAGTAACGCCCTGTGGAAAGCCTCACCGGGGCTTTTGCCAGATGACTTTTTCCGTGATAGGCCAAAGTTGGcatcaaatgaaaatattcggttctgaaagaaatgaagatcaaaattaaaaaactactAAGTACAAAGCCTTCCTTAACACACATGCGAATAGCACAGAAAAAACGCAAGTGAAACAGCCCAAATAATACTCACATTTTCAGACAACACTTTTTGACTTCCATCAGTTGCAGGGTCTTCTGCATTAACCTCAATGTCTTCTTTGGCCACctatatttcacaaaacaatTTCGTTTGTATGGTACTTACATCCTTTATACATTTCCATCATCACTGTTATTACTACCTGGTgcatgaagttaaaaaaaaaaactggcatcCACAAGCCTCTGCTACCCTGCAATAGTTAAGTCTATTTCCTGAATATTAAAACTTACATGGCAGGCAGACAATCAGTTCCATCATTCAAGATCTGGATCAATGTGTTGCAAATGCTGCAAACTGGTATTCATGGTGCATGTACATTGTAAATGCATCAGTTACTAGGGCCTGATATACTCCATTAACCTGCAATACATGCAAAAAATACATGCTGAACACAAGTTTCTGTACTAGTGAATGAGTCGTCTATATCAGTTCATACGTGCAGCAAACTTTGTAAGTCAGCACATATAGCATTGCACATGCAATCATTCACACAGAGCACCTGCTGCTGCTAATTTACACAGGGTAAATAAGAACATTTGAATATTCGTTGTGGGCTGCATCCTGAATCACTATGTATTCCTTGAGAAAATGATTACTATTAAAATAACCTTCAACAATCAAACCCTGTGAAACAGTGGCGCCTGCCTACTAAAAATCTTCAATTATGCAATTAAACCTCAAACTAAGGATCACCCAAAAGCTAATTCCAGCACATTACCATGCACCATCAGTATTGTTGACTGGCCATTTTTCCGATATCCCCTCATAAAATGACTAAAgtgaaaacatgtaaaaacataattatatgtggagtttcataaaaaaaaaatgtgctgcaAATCAagacaagcagaaaataatgatatattttaacCTCACTCCATAGCCAACAGTACAACTAATTTCTATTCACTATTAGCCATCCAGttaaaagcataaaaacttATATTACTAGCATTTTaagtaaatatcaacatgaCCAGGACTGACATTGCATTATGTGATTCAAATTCTCACTACCATAAAAGTTGCCTAATTACTATAGGTAACaaatatgaaatgaaaacacatttgaaaagGCCACAACAAACCTTCTTGCTGCTCATGCTGTCTATCTTGCTAAGTCGGGTTGCCAATGCATCGACAAAGCCCTTAACTGACACCTGGCATTCAAGCACTAATGCACGCAACCACTCCATGACATCCAGTTTAAATGCCACAGATGGTATTTCTGGGGAAGAACCCCAAAGGCGATGGCGTAGTAGTGTGACGGTGTCACTCTCACATGAGCaaaattcaaaagtaaacagCTGTGGGCCACCTagacataaacaaacatgttttcattgATGATGCAGCAAACCATACCATACCTAGAACATCatttttactgtcattttgttttattcttacaatacatgtttatatttttacctCTCATTCCAATCACAGTGATTTCCCTTGTACGTTTTGCACAAGATGGTACCTTGTGATTGCTATGCACAAAAACAGGCAAGTTGGCTGCATATGGCACAAAACAATATCcctaaggaaaacaaaacaaaacagaaaaatccatTAATAACGCTCATGTACCAATTGAAGTAGTCAACATGCAGTCCATATAAATACTTTGTTGCAGGTGGTGGTTGCCCCTGACACCCCAAATACTAAATGTTCCTTACATTCCATAATTTCTGGACTATTGAATGCAGCATTCTTGTGACGATCTACAAAATCCTCCTCACAGAATAGTGCATTGCTGCCACAATCCAAAAGCAGCGGATTGTTGGTAAATTTAAACCACAGCAGATACACTGGCTTCGGTCTGGAAACAGCACACAGCTCAGTGTGCACAACCAGCAGTTTCGTGGCGTATCTTTTCCCATTTGTCAGCACGATTTTACTTCTCTTCTCCAGTAGGAGCTTGCTCCATTTTCTTGGATCTACAAttatgacaagaaaatatattacttttaacaatcctgtgtatgcattttttgaCACTAGTTTGGAATTTATAAAGAGCAATATCTCAGCCTAAGGCCAActtattgcgctgaacaagataaacaatatcaaggagagccgatccTCTCAGCCTGCTAGGTGAAGGCACAGAACTctctcataataataatagcaataagcaagaaaaataaatattaccctattactaaaaaaaaaattcataaaggGAAGATCCTTCATACATACCTACGGCCATAGGCTCAACATCGCTGGATGATGTTGTCGGGATCGGTTGTTGGGAGGAAGCAGCAAATACTGTAAACACAAtagtccaacacttttatccaaattaccaaaacataaacaatacaaaacaaaacataaacaataccAAGGAGAGCCGATCCTCTCAGCCTGCTAGGCGAAGGGACGGAACTCTCTCgtaataacaatagtaataagcaagaaaaataaataaaataaaactgtcaccgtattactaaaaaaaacttcatgaaGGGAAAATCCTTCATACATACCTACGGCCATAGGCTCAACATCGATGGATGATGTTGTCGGGATCGGTTGCTCTGAGGAAGCAGCAATAACTGTGTCTGGCTGGGAGGGAGCAgcagaaacttttttctttcccttattCTCTTTAAGGGTTACCCATCGCCCTGTCAAGTGTTGTAAATCTTCACTATCTTTTCggttgcttttcttcttttgtctgatCTTGAAATACGACATTGTACCTACACATGAACTGAAACTAAATACAAGTttcaaaatacaacagaaagagCAACAGTGCAATAGTGGGTGTCTAATACGAGATATGACATTCAGAACGAATTTTTCTTACCTGTATAAGAAACACAAAACTATCCTTATTGTGCACGAACGAAAAAAGGAAACCGGAAGTATGGCCTATGTATGTATAGGATGCATGCtggtttacagaaaaaaacaaatacagagagAAAAGGACCTATAACTATACAGACTTTTTAGTTATGaggacttttttaaaattatgctaAACAAAATTGGCGATGTCTATGCAGCATCGATTCATTCATAAAGCCTACAAAGCGAACAACACCGCCATATTGGATATAATGTTAGTTTGGCGGTGCATTTGGATTGGTTGTAGCTTCGAGCTTGATGGGATGATGTGTCTGCCTATCAGATCTGATAAGTGATGACGAGCACGACTACGATATTTGTCTGATTTTTCGTCACCATGACGTCTATGAGCATGACAATAAGGtgcaccacaccaccaccaccaccaccaccaccatcatcatcatcatcatcatcatcatcatcatcatcatcatcatcatcatcatcatcaataataatcatcattatcatgtgCCAAACTTTTCCATTTACAGACAATAAACTGTGTCACAATCAGActtttaaatcattttgaaTAATATCTATACACATTTGTATCAGTATTGTTATCGGAGCAGAGGATTTATGTTTTGACCTGTTCTGCTTACATTGAGTGTGCGTGTAAAAATACTTGGTAACAAAGCTGAGAATTAAATTTAAACCTGTTACCAAAGTGGATGTTCTTCAGTTCGTCAATAATAACAGTTTAGACTATCctagcataataataatagcactAGACTATTCTGGCTTACAACAgtgataataaacatttaaaataaatgtagctTTGCAGTAAGTATTTCATATCCATCATCACTGTTATACCTTAAAAATGctctgaaaacgcacctcttctgtaaacgttactaacaacctttcccataatgctagtcctctgtcacacccttccttttgtaatatcatgttactctcagctcttgttcttgttctttgtgttttttgtattttattttattcttcgtttagtacgattgtttatcatttatagttcatatgttatttgtttgttatcctatccttcgtatgctgtccatgtttctcattcactaagagcatgctccgtaggagtgtgagtatgcgctttacaataCAAGTGTTCAGAACCACAGCTTTACAATTCAGATTGTAGATCACCGAATGCAAATCCTCAGCCGAATTGTTTTACTGACATTGCTAACATTAACTAGTCTAGCAGGAGAggaataaaggaataaaatataagATCTACCATATAGAAGTCTAATTCGTCTCCTGACCTTTCGCTGGAATGATGTCTTAGAGATCTCACATTTCTCATGGTTAGCTTTTAGTGAAGGAGATGCCCATTTCCTCTCCTGTCGCTGCCTCACCTCCCCCAACCCTGtatagagtcaggtacccgacagctgggtcgagTGGGAAGAGGGACGAGTTAGATGCGGGATCTTCGAggtttctttgagtacggaCGACCTTGTTCGAACATCTTGGCTATTTACTTCCATGAATggaaagaattaaataaaacacttaAGTGACATGCGAAGATCACATTCACGTTTCATTAAAGGACACATTAGTTTTTGACCAGGAGCGGTTTTACGAGCAGGCACTACCGAGTCAAATGTATGTAAGATAAAAATTGACAAAACACTTAcgtgacaaaataataaagaaggtTCTGATATATACGAAACTTATCAAAATTCTTCAAGTATTTCGCTAggctttaaaatttatgttattttatacacgtgcgcgcgcgtgtgtgtgtgtgtctctgtgtgcgcGAGTGGAGGgtaaaaaacagagagagagggagagcaagaaaatatttgcttttagaATTTTTGAAAGACTCTTTGAATGCTCTAGAGCCAAGCCTTCGGCCATCACTCTGCACAGAAACAAATGGTGTTACATGCTTGACGGGGCGATCAAGAAACACAATAAAGTTCTTTCTGTTCGTcccaggggggggggggggtggttgGTGTtctacgccgtgccagcaactgaggcaaggcagccagccctgtaaacagatgccacgtgcagagaaagtcCTTGGGGGCTGAGCTTTGACACAAAGCATTTATATGGAAAGAATAATGAGGTAGCGTGTTACAGTAAATCGCGGACCGTATATTACCCGAATCTCGCATATAACGATTGCaattaaaaatgctttgtttaaCTGAACTTTCGTCAACTAAGCTAAGTAAATCAAATAATATACCCGAAACAAACTCATCGACATAAAGTTTAGTAAAGTTTAGCCTTGACTTAgtgctttataaaaaaaacgCGAAGGACATCCCAAGAGTCTGATTAATGTTTGATGTGAGTGTCACTGATGCTGGTTTTCAAAGACATCCCAGCGTCGGTCAACGAGAACAGCGCCTTGAGTTCCTGACGAAAGCGGGACGACATGGCGGCGTAAACGAAGAAGTTGATGGACGAGTTGAACATAATTATCACGACGCTAAGCAAGTGCGTGGCTATGAACAAGTTGCAGAAACTTCCGTCTGCGCGGAATTCTGGGACAGTGAACCTTGCCAGACCCAAAGCCATGTTGGGAGCCGTGCACAGGATGTAGACACAGGACATggccaccagcatcctcatcaacatccCTTGACCTTTCATGTGGGAGCTGTCAACGgtatcaaacaaaaaaaaaaaaaaattaatcgctaacaaaatgttttacgtttaaataatttattttattgcaaataCTTAAGAGATTGAGGGAATCAGATATCATTTTGTACACAAtttgttgaataattttttagAATTAATACGGAAAATAAtcgagaaaaatgtttcaaacagtTGATTTGTTTTGACTATTCCGGTTATGTTTATAATTTCTCGTTTTCTACAACCACACAGCTAAATTCCATGACAATCGAGAGcttgaaaatgcatttatgcaTGACTAAACTAACTCGCTATTATCTGTCTCTCTCGagcgtgaacacacacacacaaaagggaGAGATCACAATGACTACTTTCCATCTTCCTAATGGAACTTCTTTACAGGTCACAATGCCACATTTTTCACACTCCCACAAATCACCACTTTTACTAATATCCCTTTCAACCATGACAGGGGGTCGCTTCATCACCATTTACCTTGGCAGGCATGGCAAGGGGAGATTACTCCGTTTCCTTTAATCTGTACGCTAAACATGCTTCACATTTCCCCGTACTTCACAATTTCTACGTCTGTTGATGTACTTTTTATGTAAACGAAAATTGTCCTCTGATATTCAGGAACAATGTGCCTGTCAACAAGTTCTCCGACCATTGTTCCAACTAAGAGGTCAGCTATTGCACTGAGGTCATGATCTtgcttaacatctttctcactctcttaaACACACAATTACACGCACAGAGCCCCATAAACCTCTGTTTTGCCTTATTCTTCAGAGGTTGctaaatattgtattataagGTTAATACATTTTTGACAGCTTAGTTGATGGAAACAACAATGACCAAAGCCAACTTTTGTACCTGCCTTGCTGTAGACTTTCTCCACGACTGAGCAGTGTGCAGCTGAATGACTGTGGCGGCTGTCGCCAACAATATACAGgcaaaactaaagaaagatataaaggaCAACACAACGTTTTCAATAATTCTGAAAAAGCTGTACCTTAGATACAAGTCTGTAAGTACGGAAACAACGAGATATTCACCAGTGACTTTGTCTTTTACCGACAGAATATGCTCCTTTACGATGTAGACACCACACAGAAGCTGCATTAACAACAATGTGAGTGAGACGATGATGGCCATTGTCTTCCTACTGATGAGAGTTGCGGctttcatggggaacatgacacaaacCCACCTTTCTACTGCGATTATCATCGTCAGACACCCAGACGAGTGAACAAAACCATACAGAAAATTAATAGTGTGCCTAGTAAGAATCCACCTCCAGAACTGTTCCTGTTTTGGTAGAAACAAGCcgatgaaacaaaacaaaacgccAATGATCAGAACAATAAGGTACACGAGATCAATGAaagcgagacagaagagacagaggttcatccgatctcgcagtccctgacgaTAGAAAATAATCATGTTGAGGATATTAGCCGGCACTCCGACAACAAAGAGACAAGGTACCAGGCCACAGGATACCGTCCTGTCGATAGACTTGAATGTCTGGAAGGTCATGACACTATCAGGACAATTGTTATCTTCGCGGCCTTGGTACCTGACAGAATAATTTGTTAAGgatgtgaaattattttcttcgcAGCACATGTCTTGTTGTAGTCTTTGACGTGTCTGCGCGAATGTTACTGCAACCAACACAATGTCCTGTGAGCGATTTCCTTAGCACTTAAATACACACAatggtgtgggtgtgtcttgaggaattttaaattatattcatCTGTGTATGCAcaggtacatatatatatattttgtgtgtgattgaTTTCTTGATTTGTGtagtttgtaaatatatgtgtgtgtgtgtttctctatattccagaatgagATAAATGATCAGTGGGTGGAGGTGGAAGGAAAATAATGTGTTTCACataattcattaaaaatgaataaaagatagGTGTGTAGTAGTGTATGAAGTTTTGAAGTTCACAGTACGTCAGTTTGAGTACTAGGttaatatttactattttaattctCTGGGCTTTTGATGAATTAAATAATGTCAGTTCACTGAATCTCTGCtagaaagaaaattagataATTACACAATGGACTTCAAGCTGAAGCAAggatattttaaaatgagaaactttgacagaattaaaaacacaagatgagaaaaatcataaaactgCATGAATGGATCAAAGACAGCTTACTTGTCTGTTTACACAAACCCTGAAGGCTTTCCCggctttgttattttattccaGGTTTCAAGTAAGATGATTGATGTGCAAAACATGTAAGTGAATTATACTATGTACGTGTTATCTGTAAAAAtagcttaatttttgtttcgGAAAATATTCTGTTTGTTCGTGTAATTTGTTATTAGTCTCTTATGATAAAAGCTGACAAATTTTATCccttgatttcatttttttaaactttaatttgtcGATGTTTCTTTCATGTTAGAATTTTAGAGGAAAACGAGGAAGACAGTAGAAAAAACTTGATGGAGATTGAGAATAAAGAGAGGCCTTTGAGATGATCGTAACCGGTAAACGCTTACTTCATAGTTTGGATTTACTACGATAGTCTTGCTTTTATTTGTGTCGTTATTtccatttattatatttctttttacatatttttctacTTAGATGTATTACTTTTCTGTGTGATTGCCAAGTATATTTTTAAAcgaaatgaataatttaaatatatttgattgCAGAAAAGTTCATTCTGTGTCAAGAGATATAAAGAAG from Pomacea canaliculata isolate SZHN2017 linkage group LG8, ASM307304v1, whole genome shotgun sequence encodes the following:
- the LOC112570450 gene encoding uncharacterized protein LOC112570450; translation: MLTLFEMNKCQSASAASTGSDDSRTELSVLAAKVTRLENQYGFVRSSEDSSQYREQLTSAVVSKRKLVLEQMRSVAAERSYSLMQLAEARGQEVAKKMSTVVSRHNKRLKSLLTIYNKFSPVEGQETLPATLQFADVADRGSWVYGVSQNIIIKKKIYSAI
- the LOC112570980 gene encoding uncharacterized protein LOC112570980 isoform X1; the encoded protein is MADTRDTDYKGLGKPPQSFSCTLLSRGESLQQGSSHMKGQGMLMRMLVAMSCVYILCTAPNMALGLARFTVPEFRADGSFCNLFIATHLLSVVIIMFNSSINFFVYAAMSSRFRQELKALFSLTDAGMSLKTSISDTHIKH
- the LOC112570980 gene encoding uncharacterized protein LOC112570980 isoform X2; this encodes MADTRDTDYKGLGKFCLYIVGDSRHSHSAAHCSVVEKVYSKLPHERSRDVDEDAGGHVLCLHPVHGSQHGFGSGKVHCPRIPRRRKFLQLVHSHALA